The Treponema medium genome has a window encoding:
- the fabG gene encoding 3-oxoacyl-ACP reductase FabG — protein MEKKEKRILITGASRGIGNAIARTLIEEGYSVAACYHTSQSFIEPLQKLADAKGVSLHLLQFDVTNRGAARCALEEDIAAHGAYYGVVCNAGITKDTPFPAMSADDWDSVLRTNLDSFYNIIHPVVMPMIQARKPGRIIVITSISGVTGNRGQTNYSASKAGLIGAAKSLAIELGKRNITVNCIAPGVIETDMVSQEIIDYVKPMIALKRIGRPEEVAAAVSFFLSEHASYITKQVLCVDGGMV, from the coding sequence ATGGAGAAAAAAGAGAAACGGATATTGATTACAGGAGCCTCACGCGGGATCGGGAACGCTATTGCTCGTACGCTGATAGAGGAAGGATATTCAGTTGCAGCGTGTTATCACACATCACAATCTTTTATTGAACCTTTGCAAAAGCTTGCCGATGCAAAAGGTGTCAGCCTGCATCTGCTGCAATTTGATGTGACGAATAGAGGAGCTGCCCGTTGTGCTCTCGAAGAAGATATAGCAGCGCATGGTGCATATTACGGGGTTGTGTGTAATGCCGGTATTACAAAAGACACTCCCTTTCCCGCAATGAGCGCCGATGATTGGGATTCCGTGTTGCGGACAAATCTTGATAGTTTTTATAATATTATCCATCCGGTTGTTATGCCGATGATTCAAGCGCGAAAGCCGGGACGTATAATAGTTATTACCTCCATTTCGGGTGTAACAGGAAATCGTGGACAAACTAATTACAGCGCATCAAAAGCTGGTTTAATCGGCGCTGCAAAGTCTTTAGCGATAGAATTGGGCAAACGAAATATAACCGTAAATTGCATCGCACCGGGGGTTATTGAAACGGATATGGTCAGCCAAGAAATTATCGACTATGTAAAACCGATGATTGCGCTGAAGCGGATCGGAAGACCGGAAGAGGTTGCGGCTGCAGTGTCTTTCTTTCTTTCGGAGCATGCATCTTATATTACAAAACAAGTACTTTGTGTAGACGGTGGGATGGTATGA
- a CDS encoding integrase catalytic domain-containing protein, with the protein MGLDMKTKKKLSEETAKRYCTAAKKQKTKILDEFIATTGYNRKYAIHVLKNSAYVKLTHFNNVARQSVQVITKTRKKRNYEKYYGQDVQQEVIRLWIFSMYLCAKRLVPFIRDNIDYFAQKFSYDEKLKAKLARISSATVGRILKPEIPKHSIRGISTTRPVKNLNKLIPIRTFFDWDERKPGFFEVDTVANCGISTQGQYICTLTLTDVHSGWTENRALLNKAHRWVKEAIEDVKEKLPFQMKGIDSDNGSEFKNTQLLQWCKSNEIIFTRSRSYKKNDNCFVEQKNDSVVRHIVGYYRFEGEAARAVMADLYQQYNKLVNFFFPSMKIISKKRIDAKVIKKYDTAKTPYCRLMESSDVSEAVKAELCRRKNNLDLQQLLETTQSLQSKLISMAQPWT; encoded by the coding sequence ATGGGGTTAGACATGAAAACAAAAAAGAAATTGAGCGAAGAAACGGCAAAACGGTATTGTACGGCAGCAAAGAAACAAAAGACGAAAATCCTCGATGAGTTCATCGCAACAACCGGTTACAATCGAAAGTATGCCATTCACGTTCTGAAAAACAGTGCATACGTAAAACTCACGCACTTTAACAATGTCGCAAGACAGAGCGTACAGGTTATTACAAAGACACGTAAAAAGCGGAACTATGAAAAATACTACGGTCAAGACGTACAACAAGAAGTCATCCGGCTGTGGATTTTTTCGATGTATCTGTGTGCAAAACGGCTCGTGCCGTTCATTCGGGATAATATCGATTACTTTGCTCAAAAGTTCAGCTATGATGAAAAACTGAAAGCAAAACTCGCCCGCATATCAAGCGCGACAGTCGGCAGGATTCTTAAACCGGAAATCCCAAAACATTCCATCCGCGGTATTTCAACAACACGACCTGTAAAGAATCTTAATAAGCTCATCCCCATCCGTACCTTTTTCGATTGGGATGAACGGAAGCCGGGTTTTTTTGAGGTTGACACCGTTGCCAACTGCGGCATAAGTACCCAAGGACAGTATATTTGCACGCTTACCCTTACCGATGTTCATTCAGGCTGGACGGAAAATAGAGCCCTTTTAAACAAAGCTCATCGTTGGGTAAAAGAAGCAATAGAAGATGTGAAAGAGAAGCTCCCGTTTCAGATGAAAGGTATTGATAGCGACAACGGAAGTGAGTTCAAAAATACACAGCTGTTGCAATGGTGTAAAAGTAATGAGATTATCTTCACTCGGAGCCGATCGTATAAAAAGAATGATAATTGTTTTGTTGAACAGAAAAATGATAGTGTCGTAAGGCACATTGTCGGTTACTATCGCTTTGAGGGAGAAGCTGCGCGAGCGGTTATGGCTGACCTTTATCAGCAGTATAATAAGCTCGTCAATTTCTTTTTTCCTTCGATGAAAATTATTTCAAAAAAACGGATAGACGCAAAGGTCATAAAAAAATATGATACGGCAAAGACTCCGTATTGCAGGCTGATGGAAAGCTCTGATGTAAGCGAGGCGGTAAAAGCTGAGCTGTGCCGCAGGAAGAACAACTTGGATTTACAACAGCTGCTTGAAACAACGCAAAGCTTGCAAAGTAAACTTATCTCTATGGCTCAACCTTGGACATAG
- a CDS encoding beta-ketoacyl synthase N-terminal-like domain-containing protein: MQSILLDVGLINCIGRTKADFYNAYFAEQKSGLRSCSKLDSVFSLGLVPTDWYIHEILPHPYNNRINKLALCACRQIEPLVYQAKQKYGADRIGIVVGTTDNGSEETNAFLSGAMRASGEHDAEKTVGTSGEVDNNPYLLDMQCLGLCAEYLSHFFGVSGFSSTISTACTSSAHAISRADELLKSDICDVVIAGGVDIVSDVVLGGFSSLEAVDTHTTIPFSKNRRGINLGEGAAFFVMAKENFTDAKDTIFLKGASDNADAFHMTSPDVSGTAAAACIQTALQRAHLSVSDIDYINLHGTGTNLNDRMESCAVNLIEASAIPCSSSKTALGHTLGAAGAMELAVCYLALSELNQQRILPPHFYDGIYDSDLPAIRLITGKTVAERLNTVMSFSFAFGGNNACLIVGRR; the protein is encoded by the coding sequence ATGCAGTCGATCTTACTTGATGTAGGACTTATCAATTGTATCGGCCGCACGAAAGCAGATTTTTACAATGCCTATTTTGCTGAGCAAAAATCCGGTTTGCGGTCATGTTCAAAACTTGATTCGGTCTTTTCTTTAGGTCTCGTTCCCACCGATTGGTATATACACGAAATATTACCTCATCCGTATAATAATCGTATCAATAAACTTGCATTGTGTGCATGCCGCCAGATTGAACCGTTGGTATATCAGGCAAAACAAAAATACGGAGCGGATCGTATCGGTATTGTCGTCGGTACAACTGATAACGGCAGCGAAGAAACAAATGCTTTTCTTTCGGGAGCGATGAGGGCTTCCGGTGAACATGATGCAGAAAAAACAGTCGGTACTTCCGGAGAAGTGGACAACAATCCATATCTGCTGGATATGCAGTGCCTCGGGCTGTGTGCAGAGTATCTTTCGCATTTCTTCGGTGTGAGCGGTTTTAGCAGTACTATTTCCACCGCCTGTACTTCAAGCGCACATGCGATAAGCCGCGCTGATGAGCTTTTAAAAAGCGATATATGCGATGTGGTTATTGCAGGCGGGGTTGATATCGTTAGCGATGTAGTGCTTGGAGGATTTTCTTCACTTGAAGCGGTAGATACACATACGACGATACCTTTCTCAAAGAATCGCCGTGGTATCAATTTAGGTGAAGGCGCCGCTTTCTTCGTAATGGCAAAAGAAAATTTTACCGATGCAAAAGATACTATCTTTTTAAAAGGCGCTTCTGATAATGCCGATGCCTTTCACATGACAAGCCCCGATGTTTCGGGAACGGCAGCAGCGGCATGCATACAAACCGCTTTACAGCGAGCTCACCTTTCCGTTTCCGATATCGACTATATCAATTTACATGGAACCGGCACCAACTTAAACGATAGGATGGAATCCTGCGCCGTCAATTTGATTGAAGCAAGCGCCATTCCTTGCAGTTCATCAAAAACCGCACTCGGTCATACGCTTGGAGCTGCCGGAGCGATGGAACTGGCTGTTTGTTATTTAGCGCTTTCGGAACTTAATCAACAACGGATTCTGCCGCCTCATTTTTACGACGGTATATATGATTCTGATTTACCTGCTATTCGATTGATAACCGGCAAAACTGTCGCTGAACGATTAAACACCGTTATGAGTTTTTCGTTTGCATTCGGTGGGAACAATGCCTGCCTTATCGTAGGACGCCGCTAA
- a CDS encoding MMPL family transporter, with the protein MQQRTLKNKIPLLFWIALHISVAILFLVFPHGTIETDLISIVPKISQDRSFEKPLKHFFSLSSNTINLFVESEHFDTAKEAVYQLEHKIRELSNQVRVQLEVGGGDYNALLEFFDEHKYALLSDHIARQLSYGGAAELAEEAVANVYSPFFISPFTNIETDPFLLVNGKVEDLLEALTVNLPTLQMQDNLLYASVEGKNNIFMTIDLPVEFSSADGRFQFMRQFLNYVDELSRSSGVSIYYSGVPVHSFYSQKSAQLQISIISTISIIATFFLFWFTYKSIGVFIVCMGTLALSTGLAYCITSILFPSIHIFSFVFGTSVIGVTMDYSIHYITHWYFENGARDVIKKIFVSLFLGLLTTVISYVALSFSSIALLRQLSLFSIVGVTGSFLTVVIVFPLIFKNPPKKNNNRVLTLSETYLRSYSSVFANRRKMLSFAAAILICVSVWGVTKIRADFSATGLYSIPDNLIGQEIAVNERMGNMSNTDLVIVKADSVDALAEKEELLAPLLKDEQYLALSKFLPSIKKQRENILLVKKELLPLLEQQTEALALDRQTFLNIRKDIEQSEEHLVGIEQLAQFSALSSLQKLILKNDDSYFSVIILQKGLNAQIKNSIEAADFGIKVFSVLPAINAALNKTAYEAMLFNVGAYLLIFFVIFMFLYKKQALVIIAIQMACLLLNLGIHGLFGIPVNIFSILALILSLGISMDFFIFFSHNAEIKGITFIAVFLSMLTTILSFGTLSFSSFIPVRSFALSLFIGIVCAFVFAPIVMLFGRDKQKSVLQ; encoded by the coding sequence ATGCAACAACGTACTTTGAAAAATAAAATTCCGCTTCTTTTTTGGATTGCATTACATATCAGTGTTGCAATACTCTTTTTAGTTTTCCCTCACGGAACAATCGAAACAGACCTTATTTCGATTGTTCCGAAAATTTCACAAGACCGTTCGTTTGAAAAACCGCTGAAACATTTTTTCTCTCTTTCATCAAATACTATTAATCTCTTTGTAGAGTCTGAACATTTTGATACTGCAAAAGAAGCGGTTTATCAACTTGAACATAAAATACGAGAATTGTCGAATCAGGTACGGGTACAGTTGGAAGTCGGCGGGGGTGATTATAACGCCTTGCTGGAATTCTTTGACGAACATAAATATGCGCTCTTGTCCGATCATATTGCACGGCAATTATCGTATGGAGGAGCCGCCGAGCTTGCAGAAGAAGCCGTTGCAAATGTGTATTCTCCGTTTTTCATCTCTCCATTTACCAATATAGAAACCGATCCGTTTTTACTTGTGAACGGTAAAGTGGAAGATCTATTGGAAGCGCTCACGGTTAATTTACCGACGTTACAAATGCAGGATAATCTTTTGTATGCGAGTGTTGAAGGTAAAAATAATATCTTTATGACAATAGATTTACCGGTTGAATTTTCCAGTGCGGATGGACGCTTCCAATTTATGCGGCAATTTTTGAATTATGTTGACGAACTGTCCCGCTCATCCGGCGTATCGATTTATTATTCAGGTGTTCCGGTACATAGCTTTTACAGCCAAAAAAGTGCGCAGCTGCAAATCAGCATTATTTCCACAATATCGATTATTGCAACCTTTTTCTTATTTTGGTTTACCTATAAAAGCATCGGCGTTTTTATTGTGTGTATGGGAACACTTGCTCTTTCAACAGGACTTGCCTATTGTATAACATCCATTCTTTTTCCGTCTATTCATATTTTCTCATTTGTGTTCGGTACCAGCGTCATCGGCGTTACCATGGATTATTCTATTCATTATATTACACACTGGTATTTTGAAAACGGTGCAAGAGACGTTATTAAAAAAATATTTGTGAGTTTGTTCTTAGGGCTTTTAACCACCGTCATCAGCTATGTTGCACTTTCTTTTTCGAGTATCGCACTGTTGCGGCAATTATCGCTCTTTTCAATAGTAGGTGTTACCGGCAGTTTTTTAACGGTTGTTATTGTGTTCCCCTTGATCTTTAAAAATCCGCCTAAAAAAAACAACAACAGGGTGTTAACCTTAAGCGAAACATACTTGCGGTCGTATTCATCTGTTTTTGCAAACCGGCGTAAAATGCTTTCTTTTGCCGCTGCAATATTGATATGCGTGTCCGTATGGGGGGTAACAAAGATACGGGCAGATTTTTCAGCTACCGGTTTATACAGTATCCCGGATAATTTAATCGGACAAGAGATAGCCGTCAATGAACGTATGGGGAATATGTCCAACACCGATTTGGTTATTGTTAAGGCGGACAGTGTTGATGCGTTAGCGGAAAAAGAAGAGCTGCTTGCCCCGCTGTTAAAAGATGAGCAGTATCTTGCGTTATCAAAGTTTTTACCGTCGATAAAAAAACAACGGGAAAATATACTACTGGTAAAAAAAGAACTGCTTCCGCTCTTGGAACAGCAGACAGAAGCGCTTGCGCTTGACCGGCAGACCTTTTTAAATATCCGCAAAGATATCGAGCAATCAGAGGAACACCTTGTCGGGATAGAACAATTAGCGCAATTCTCCGCACTGTCAAGTTTGCAAAAGTTGATTTTAAAAAATGACGACTCCTATTTTTCAGTTATTATTTTACAAAAAGGACTGAATGCTCAAATAAAAAACAGTATAGAAGCTGCTGACTTTGGAATTAAAGTGTTTTCTGTTCTTCCTGCGATAAACGCAGCATTGAATAAAACCGCATACGAAGCAATGCTGTTTAATGTTGGCGCCTATTTGCTTATCTTTTTTGTTATTTTTATGTTCTTGTATAAAAAACAGGCGCTCGTCATTATTGCAATACAAATGGCTTGTCTGCTTCTCAATTTGGGGATACACGGTTTGTTCGGCATTCCGGTAAATATTTTTTCTATTCTGGCGCTCATTTTGTCGTTAGGTATCTCAATGGACTTTTTTATTTTCTTCTCACATAACGCAGAAATAAAAGGTATTACATTTATTGCCGTCTTTCTTTCTATGCTGACAACCATTTTATCATTCGGAACACTTTCGTTCAGCAGCTTTATTCCGGTTCGTTCGTTTGCTCTTTCTCTTTTTATCGGTATTGTGTGCGCTTTCGTGTTTGCGCCCATCGTTATGCTCTTTGGGCGGGATAAGCAAAAATCCGTTCTGCAGTAA
- a CDS encoding 4'-phosphopantetheinyl transferase family protein produces MKKRYFNEQPDYTILRTKNGRPFFAHTETLFFSGSHTKKYCITVMAEKNIAVDIEQCRPKHFQAIAEYAFTATEQDQLTQSTAIEKDFFLLWTIKEADIKLHDGSVFSIKDSVHINLPEGTAVKDTAADNTAYPHSIFSFYLTKASEEQTEHFVVSIIIAGQDTNIEFEWHEPTETHTRITAERIFAYPAQRA; encoded by the coding sequence ATGAAAAAACGTTATTTTAATGAACAGCCCGACTATACTATTCTAAGGACAAAAAACGGGCGCCCGTTTTTTGCGCACACGGAGACGCTTTTTTTTAGCGGCTCGCATACGAAAAAGTATTGTATCACCGTGATGGCGGAAAAAAATATTGCCGTTGATATTGAACAATGCCGCCCCAAACACTTTCAAGCAATTGCAGAATATGCGTTTACAGCAACGGAACAAGATCAGCTTACACAGTCAACGGCAATCGAAAAAGATTTTTTCTTATTATGGACAATAAAAGAGGCCGATATAAAATTACATGACGGCAGTGTTTTTTCGATAAAAGATTCCGTACACATTAATCTGCCGGAGGGGACTGCGGTAAAAGATACTGCTGCGGATAATACAGCCTACCCACACAGCATCTTTTCTTTTTATCTCACAAAGGCATCGGAAGAACAAACGGAGCATTTTGTGGTCAGCATTATCATCGCAGGGCAGGATACAAATATTGAATTTGAGTGGCATGAGCCAACAGAAACGCATACCCGTATTACTGCAGAACGGATTTTTGCTTATCCCGCCCAAAGAGCATAA